atttactactATGACATACAGTGTTGATATTTGACACAGTTTTGAGTTTAGCCTTCTATGCCTGTTACCTAGTATTTGTGCTGCCTCCAGGTGACGCTCAGGACACATATTTGCAGTGAAGGCAAAAACAGCAGGCGAAGTAAGAACTACAGAGAGTCCATGAGGCTGAAAGAAAACAGCAAAGTAAACTACAGCATGAAAAACACTGGGAATCTGCCACAAAGAAAAAACTACtttgaaactgaaaaaattatgtGAACCAGTACCAGTAGTAGTATTACAATGTAATAGAGAATATATAATGTGTGATACTGTGTGCATTCATTTAGATACACATTATCGCTCTAAAGTTTGGTTCACCAAGGTCgagatcaaaaatacagtaaaaacagtaatattgtagagtatattttcaatttaaaataatttttttaatattttaaaatgtaatttattcctgtgaacaCAAAGCTGAGTatgcagtgtcacatgatcctccagaaatcattgtaatatgctgatttggtgataaagaaatatttcatattgtaattttatagtattatatgttattattatggaaaacattattcatttttccaggaatccttgatgaatagaaagttcaaaagaacatttatttgaaatagaaatctattgtaacactataaatgacttttttaaagaattctttcaaaacaaaacttacttgaacagtagtgtaacaGTTTATATTTACCACTATAGGATGTTCTACATTGTAGCCTTTAGCCCTGTGAGTTTTGACATTCCCGGCAATGGGATATGACATTCCATGACTtgaacaaagaaaatgaaaattcaacaaCACTTCATCAGATAATGTCCACAAATACATAtcaacagaaaaataaacaattgtaAGGACATAACTGTACATCTGATTTTCCTATcggattaaaattaaaagtgcaTAATCATAAAAGTGGCCTGTGCCATTACTAACTTTCCACAAGAGCTGTGAGATCTCTACACCTCACAGCAATAAGTTCAGTCCACCTGCGCTGTCTGATGTACACAAATATGGAAAATTATTACAGCGCAGCACTAGTGATTCCATTAGCAGTCTTTTAAGTGTGTTGCGATTTGATGCTGCCAAACTCATTACCAGAATCAACTCTTTTTGGATGTTAATTTAATGTTAGTTCTATTTAATTACCATAAATGGACTCCAGCATTTCCAAAGCCAATTCCTGCAAACACACTGGCCAGGTGCATGCTGGAGCGAGCCTCCACATCTCCAGCATCACGCACCGCTCTACAATACACACATCTTCATATCTtaacaatattacatttcagtataacactttagaaatatatcaaaacaaaaatatcaagaACCCAAATAGTCAATAATCAATGAATGAAAACCTAAAAACAGAAACATACCGCTTCAAGTATTTGGCAACGATCTTAAGAGCGTGTCTTGCCCAAACATCACTGATTGGATTGCTGCCCTGGTAAGCTGGGCGATTGATGAGGTTGGATGGGCAGGGACTCCTTAGGTTATACGGCAAAGCAGTAAATGACTCTAATGCGTGACTAAAAAGAGAAAGATTTAAACCAAGCACAATGAATATCATAATCTAAacataaaaatcaaatatacaCACGACCGTTCCAAAGTTTGGGATTAgtatgaatttttttaaagactaatatttttattcagcagtgatgcatcaaattgatcaaaagtgacagtaaagacatttacattgcTACAAAAGataatgatcaaataaattctgcaaaaatattaaccagcacaactgttttcaacattgataataagaaatgtttttttaagcactaaatcagtatattagaatgatttctgaaggatcacattACATGCAAGcctaatagctgctgaaaattcagctttgcggtCACATGAAAaatgatattttgttatatattaacattaataagttattttatttcctttCATTCCAAAAAATTGGAAGATAATAAAGCAGGTTTAAACAGAATAGACAAAATGTGGAATCCTCGAACTCAGTATGCTTATATTTTCTCACAGATAATGCTGTTACCTTGTTTAGTGATTGCCTTAGTTAGAACATGGTTAATAAATAATGTGTGCATGTAAAAACACACCAGAGCACATCAAAGCCGCTGTTAGCTGCCACTTTGGATGGCATGTGAAGAGTATGTAAGGGATCCACCATCCCCAAAGTGGGCTTTAGGGCTCGATTTGCAATACCTGGAAAGACAAACACATTAATGTGCTAAACAACAAAATTTTTTGGGCCTCAACACTCAACCTTTCTGAACTCTGTATATGGAGAACAGTGATGAAATGTTAATGAGTAAAATGTTTCTGCGAACCAGTTTTAGCCTTCAGGTCCTCAAAATCAAAGATCGCTACTCCTGTGGTTTCACTCCCCGTTCCAGCCGTAGTAGGAActtacacagacacacaaaatgtacattaaaaaacTTAGGTGTATAATGTATCGGCATATCTGCactactttttaaatgattggTCTATGGTTAATACTGACAGACAGAAAGGTAAAAAAGAATAAGTAATATTGAGTTTGTCTTGGTACCAGCGATTAGTGGCTTCAGTGTGGCTGTGATGGGTTTTCCTTTTCCGATTGGTGCATTGACAAAGTCTAGAAATTCTGCCTCTGGATGAGATGCATAGAGATTGGCTGCTTTACAGGTGTCAATCACAGAGCCCCCGCCCACAGCAACATACACATCAAAATGTCCTTTTTTGGCAAAATCAATCGCTGCTTTAAAGCTGTAAAGAGAAAAGGTTTCTGCTTTCACACTCTCAGAAGCTTATACGGACATCAACTAAAACTGACAACAATCCGCACATATTCTGTGCCATAGTTTCACCTTTTGTCTGTTGGTTCTACTCGCACATCCTCATAGATCTTGTATTTGACACCATGTTTTGTCAGTGAGTCCAGCACTGCTCCAACCGGCGGCAGCTGAGACAAGGTCCTATCCGTCATCAGACACACATTACGGGCTCCCATGTTCTGCAAATCCTGATTATATCAGCCAAAACATCAAACTTCACAACCAACAACTGACAACTTCAAAGCTAAACTGAAATCAACTGTACTGGGACTTTCTGAGCAATATGCAATATGATGAGCAATAATAGAGTCTACTTAATCAGTTCAGTGCCTACAAATGGTGCACATACAAAAACCatgaacaacatgaaggtgagtaaatgatgcaatttaattttcaggtgagctattcctttacCATGCCAATTTCTCTGGTAACTCCAGCTCCATATCTGATATTTGAACAAGCCATCTGAAACAGTACAAGAAGACTGAAATGGATAAccacaataataatagtatttataattattttagtataaacATCTTTGACGTTATGATGTAATACCTGGATATTCAGACTCACAATTATACTGACTGACATTGATTAAGAGAAAACTGTTTCTctataaataactgtaaatcatgtaacatggcataaaataaacatttaacagtTTTAACTATATTTCACAATGCAtaactattaaatattaaatgcatgGATGCTGTGCACTTACTTCAAATGCATAGTCTGTTTTCCGTTCACCCATGTGAGCCTCAC
This portion of the Onychostoma macrolepis isolate SWU-2019 chromosome 02, ASM1243209v1, whole genome shotgun sequence genome encodes:
- the adhfe1 gene encoding hydroxyacid-oxoacid transhydrogenase, mitochondrial, translated to MAGGERVAHLMRQLASAACRCPAHSQAYSHTYNRVSTGEAHMGERKTDYAFEMACSNIRYGAGVTREIGMDLQNMGARNVCLMTDRTLSQLPPVGAVLDSLTKHGVKYKIYEDVRVEPTDKSFKAAIDFAKKGHFDVYVAVGGGSVIDTCKAANLYASHPEAEFLDFVNAPIGKGKPITATLKPLIAVPTTAGTGSETTGVAIFDFEDLKAKTGIANRALKPTLGMVDPLHTLHMPSKVAANSGFDVLCHALESFTALPYNLRSPCPSNLINRPAYQGSNPISDVWARHALKIVAKYLKRAVRDAGDVEARSSMHLASVFAGIGFGNAGVHLCHGMSYPIAGNVKTHRAKGYNVEHPIVPHGLSVVLTSPAVFAFTANMCPERHLEAAQILGTDVSNVKKDDAGRVLADTLRSLLYDLEVEDGLSAIGYTKEDISSLVKGTIPQERVTKLSPRAHTEEDLTALFAASMKLY